In a genomic window of Punica granatum isolate Tunisia-2019 chromosome 6, ASM765513v2, whole genome shotgun sequence:
- the LOC116211008 gene encoding uncharacterized protein LOC116211008 produces the protein MKFFGWMPSKLNARLGGNNTGSISAPHVVGVKEEPPEESSDWPSGLLAIGTLGNTNLGEKNQDSCQTDAPENPSSSDDLPDFTPEEVGKLQKELTKLLSRKPGTSKSHNEIVHLPLDRFLNCPSSLEVERRISCSQSHSGEPGTGDSDDIEKTISVIIGKCREISADRKKKPAIGKKSISFLLEKMFMCRSGFAPAPSLRDSLQESRMEKVCVKFFTRITLVTLLVLH, from the exons ATGAAG TTCTTCGGTTGGATGCCAAGCAAGCTAAATGCAAGGCTGGGAGGCAACAACACGGGTAGCATTTCAGCTCCTC ATGTTGTTGGTGTCAAGGAAGAGCCACCAGAAGAGTCCAGTGATTGGCCTTCAGGGTTACTGGCGATTGGTACTCTCGGGAACACCAACCTGGGCGAGAAGAATCAGGATTCTTGCCAAACAGATGCTCCAGAAAATCCATCTTCATCTGATGATCTGCCGGATTTTACACCCGAAGAAGTTGGCAAGCTGCAGAAGGAACTCACCAAGCTCTTGTCCCGGAAGCCAGGAACTTCTAAGAGTCACAACGAGATCGTGCATCTGCCACTGGACAGGTTCCTTAATTGCCCATCGAGCCTGGAGGTTGAACGGAGAATCAGCTGTTCCCAGTCCCACTCCGGGGAGCCGGGAACTGGGGACAGTGATGATATCGAGAAGACCATCAGCGTTATAATTGGGAAGTGCAGGGAGATCAGTGCAGATCGGAAGAAGAAGCCGGCGATCGGGAAAAAATCGATATCCTTCCTGCTCGAGAAGATGTTCATGTGCAGGAGTGGGTTTGCACCGGCTCCGAGCTTAAGAGATTCACTTCAAGAATCGAGAATGGAGAAGGTTTGTGTTAAATTCTTTACCCGAATCACACTTGTTACTCTCCTTGTATTGCATTGA
- the LOC116210246 gene encoding sm-like protein LSM1B, producing the protein MSKSSSMSWAGPEDVYLSTSLASYLDKKLLVLLRDGRKLLGILRSFDQFANAVLEGACERVIVGDLYCDIPLGLYVIRGENVVLIGELDLEKDELPSHMTRVSAAEIRAAQKAEREASDLKGTMRKRMEFLDMD; encoded by the exons ATGAGCAAATCATCATCGATGTCTTGGGCGGGCCCTGAAGATGTCTACCTCTCCACATCTCTTGCTAGCTATCTTGACA AGAAACTTCTTGTATTGCTGAGAGATGGTCGAAAGCTGTTGGGGATACTCCGTTCTTTTGATCAATTTG CGAATGCCGTTCTTGAGGGTGCGTGCGAGAGAGTAATTGTCGGAGACCTATATTGTGACATTCCTTTGGGTCTATATGTGATTCGCGGCGAGAATGTCGTTCTGATTGGCGAGCTG GACTTGGAGAAAGATGAGCTTCCCTCGCACATGACCCGTGTTTCAGCTGCAGAAATTAGAGCG GCACAGAAAGCAGAAAGGGAAGCATCGGACCTTAAGGGTACCATGCGGAAAAGGATGGAGTTCTTGGATATGGACTGA